From Scomber scombrus chromosome 6, fScoSco1.1, whole genome shotgun sequence, the proteins below share one genomic window:
- the gnrhr4 gene encoding gonadotropin releasing hormone receptor 4, which translates to MFHQLTDSTVNGSCQGATSVCNKSADGDALQLPTFSTAAKVRVIITFTLCAVSAVCNLLVLWAASNGGKRKSHVRILIMNLTVADLLVTFIVMPVDAVWNITVQWQAGDVACRLLMFMKLVAMYSSAFVTVVISLDRQSAILNPLGISEAKRKSKIMLTVAWTMSVILSLPQMFIFHNVTITVPENFTQCTTHGSFVQHWQETLYNMFTFVCLFLLPLVIMIFCYTRILIEISSRMARNNLLSRDVHLRRSHNNIPKARMRTLKMSIVIVTSFIICWTPYYLLGLWYWLFPEKMEETVSHSLTHMLFIFGLFNACLDPITYGLFTIHLHQGLKRCCRRSNTLSKSENNTCLMHMTRLSTRRQIASGSQSTDIEEGNDNNSMKSSSKPIIPLSKV; encoded by the exons ATGTTCCACCAGCTGACAGATTCAACAGTGAATGGCAGCTGCCAGGGAGCCACCTCTGTGTGCAATAAGAGCGCTGATGGAGACGCGCTCCAGCTGCCCACTTTCTCCACCGCAGCCAAAGTCAGAGTCATTATCACCTTTACTCTGTGTGCAGTTTCAGCTGTATGCAATTTACTTGTGCTCTGGGCTGCCAGCAACGGCGGCAAGCGCAAGTCACACGTCAGGATCCTCATCATGAACCTGACCGTTGCGGACTTGCTGGTAACCTTCATCGTCATGCCCGTGGATGCAGTGTGGAACATCACGGTGCAGTGGCAGGCTGGAGACGTCGCCTGCCGGCTGCTGATGTTCATGAAGTTGGTAGCCATGTACTCCAGCGCATTTGTAACTGTGGTCATTAGTCTGGATAGGCAGTCTGCCATTCTCAATCCTCTGGGAATCAGTGAGgccaaaagaaaaagcaaaatcaTGTTAACTGTGGCTTGGACGATGAGTGTGATCCTGTCGCTCCCTCAG ATGTTTATATTTCACAATGTGACCATCACAGTCCCGGAGAACTTCACCCAGTGCACCACCCATGGCAGTTTTGTCCAGCACTGGCAGGAGACCCTCTACAACATGTTCACCTTTGTGTGCCTCTTCCTCCTGCCATTGGTCATCATGATCTTCTGTTATACAAGGATCCTTATTGAGATATCCAGCCGCATGGCTCGGAATAACT TGCTGTCTAGAGATGTCCACCTCCGCCGCTCCCATAACAACATCCCTAAAGCCCGGATGAGGACTCTTAAGATGAGTATCGTGATTGTGACATCATTCATCATCTGCTGGACCCCATATTACCTGCTGGGTCTTTGGTACTGGTTGTTTCCTGAGAAAATGGAGGAGACAGTTTCTCATTCACTGACTCATATGCTGTTTATTTTTGGCCTGTTTAATGCCTGTCTAGACCCCATCACTTATGGTCTGTTTACTATTCATCTTCACCAGGGTCTTAAGAGATGCTGTCGGAGGTCAAACACACTGTCTAAATCAGAAAACAACACTTGCCTTATGCACATGACTCGTCTGTCCACTCGCAGGCAGATCGCCTCAGGTAGCCAGAGTACAGACATAGAGGAAGGAAACGACAACAACAGCATGAAAAGCAGCTCAAAGCCAATCATCCCATTAAGTAAGGTATAA